A window of Maioricimonas rarisocia genomic DNA:
TTCAGGACGGCGAAGTCACCCAGCTTGGGGAACAGCCATGAATTCGAGGCCCGGAAATCCTTCTCGTGAATCGTATGTCCCGAGTTGATGACCACGTACCGCTTTGGATTGAGCGGGTTCGGGAAGATCATCACGACCGCATGTGTGGCGGGGTCGTACTCCTGACCGTCGAACTCGATGCGGTCCTTCGTCCACGTTAAGGGAAGGTCCTCCACGACGCGGGCGAGCACAGCGTTGGAGCCGGGATCGCCGAACAGCACCAGGTTCTTCTGAGCGATCTGCTCGTCGGTCAGTTCGCTGTCGCTGATGACCGGAATGTGTCCGCGGAGCCACTTGTCGAACTCGGCTTCGAAGCGACTCAGGGCGGCATCGCTCCAGTTCTGCAGCGGCTGAGACCAGGCGGTGCCGGTTCCCTTCACGCAGACGAACGGCTCCATGAACGCGTCGTCGATCGGTCCCTGCAGCCCGGGCCGCTTGTGCTGCTCGGGGTTCTCGACGAACGACAGCGACTCGTCATAGTCGAGGACCTGCCAGCCGTCGCTCTCCCGCACGAAGTACACATCCGGAAGGTTGCTGTCGGCAGCAGCGTTGAGGTCGACCGGTTCCGACCCGTCGATCGACACGCGATCGGCCGCGCCTCGGGCGATGCTCAGCGCGGTGACGTTGTCGGTCGTCAGTCGCAGCACGTTCCGCTCGTCGAGCCGGCTTTCGACGGTCGACGGTTCGTACTGCCGATCAAGTTCGTGCAGCGTCAGCCACTCGCAGTCGTTGTACCGGAGCGTGCTGGTCGTGAAACGGATCTCCCGGCGGCCGGGGAAGGTCGGACGTCCCTTGCGGCGGTGTTCGGCCAGGAACGCCATAAACTTCTCTTTGCTGATGTCGTCGAACTTGTGCCCCATGTTCTTGCCGATGATCAGCTCGACCGGCACGTCGACCTCACCCGCCTCTTCCCGCATGATCAGGCTGGCGGCCAGCTGCTTGTCCTTCTCGCCGCCGTAGGTGATGAACGGCACATTGGCGAGGTTGAGGGCGTAGTCGGCCGCGTCGTAGATCCGCAGCGTACGATGCTGATACTCGGGGAGCTGCTCCTTGACGTTCTGATAGCGGTAGAAGTCGACGAAGCCGGCTCCCG
This region includes:
- a CDS encoding prolyl oligopeptidase family serine peptidase, whose protein sequence is MRTWCGLVAAAIALTFSVTAAMAQAPSPEGKAAIQDRLDRLNREIEVLRQQGADDRVLADVEVYAKAADWILRHNEFYKPNYEKDTIAALDTGLQRAAALKGGKSDWGTAPGSLILGYRSKVDESVQPYALQLPAGFDPADGKRWPLYVVLHGRGGTLNEVSFIRKHDGKDVAEGQDWIQLDVFGRINNAYRWSGETDVFEAMADVQRRFRIDDRRIVLWGFSMGGAGAWHLGVHHPSKWVAVGAGAGFVDFYRYQNVKEQLPEYQHRTLRIYDAADYALNLANVPFITYGGEKDKQLAASLIMREEAGEVDVPVELIIGKNMGHKFDDISKEKFMAFLAEHRRKGRPTFPGRREIRFTTSTLRYNDCEWLTLHELDRQYEPSTVESRLDERNVLRLTTDNVTALSIARGAADRVSIDGSEPVDLNAAADSNLPDVYFVRESDGWQVLDYDESLSFVENPEQHKRPGLQGPIDDAFMEPFVCVKGTGTAWSQPLQNWSDAALSRFEAEFDKWLRGHIPVISDSELTDEQIAQKNLVLFGDPGSNAVLARVVEDLPLTWTKDRIEFDGQEYDPATHAVVMIFPNPLNPKRYVVINSGHTIHEKDFRASNSWLFPKLGDFAVLKFSEAEDGKSFSEEVVRAGIFNGHWELP